A region of Shewanella psychromarinicola DNA encodes the following proteins:
- a CDS encoding YitT family protein, producing MQFPTHRFYEDIMALFCAGVMVSFGVTLFNSNQLITGGTAGLAIIGMHLTSLSFGVLFFLINVPFYYIAWTQLSKRFTINTFISVTIVSLMTDYMPMFIHIDNVHPLFAAVVGGMLIGVGVLIMFRHKSSLGGLGILALYLQNKYSIRAGNFGLLIDTIILSSSLLLFPFELVLLSVMGAIALNVLIAVNHKPGRYQAYVETKANTKHARVGV from the coding sequence ATGCAATTTCCAACACACCGATTTTACGAAGACATTATGGCTTTGTTTTGTGCCGGTGTAATGGTGTCTTTTGGCGTGACTCTGTTTAACAGTAATCAGCTTATTACTGGTGGTACCGCAGGTTTAGCGATTATTGGGATGCATCTGACATCGTTAAGTTTTGGGGTGTTATTTTTCTTAATCAATGTGCCTTTTTACTATATCGCTTGGACTCAGCTTTCTAAGCGTTTCACCATCAATACCTTCATTTCGGTGACAATAGTCTCGCTAATGACGGATTATATGCCGATGTTTATTCATATCGATAATGTCCATCCATTATTTGCAGCGGTAGTCGGCGGTATGTTGATCGGGGTCGGTGTGTTGATTATGTTCAGACATAAGTCGAGCTTAGGCGGTTTAGGCATTTTGGCACTTTACTTACAAAACAAGTATTCAATTCGTGCCGGTAACTTTGGCTTGCTAATTGATACGATAATTTTAAGCTCTTCGCTGTTGCTGTTTCCTTTTGAGTTGGTGTTATTGTCAGTGATGGGTGCAATTGCGTTAAATGTGTTAATTGCGGTTAATCATAAACCTGGCCGTTACCAAGCTTATGTTGAAACGAAAGCTAACACTAAACATGCCCGCGTTGGCGTATAA